A window of Kribbella voronezhensis genomic DNA:
ACTGCGGGGTGCCTGGCTCGCGCTGACCGGCACCGGATCCGCGACGGGAGCCGGATCGCCTTGGAGGGCGATTCCGGCTCCGGCGGCGAGCAGCACCAGTACGCCGAGCAAGTAGGCCGGTCGCAGCGTCATGACACCCGGGCAGCCGCGGCTGTGTAGGTGTTGCAGGACGCCGGGTTGGCGCTGCTGAAGGCGGGACCGGCCCAGGGCCACTGGTTCTTGCGGGCACCGTGGTCGCGGAGCTTCTTCGGGCTGTACTCGTCGCCGCTGTGCTGGATCGAGGACCGCCAGGAGTCCAGCTTCGCGCCGGAGAAGCCGAGGGACTCCTTGTTCGCGCCCAGGAACGCGGCACCGAGGCAGGTCGCCTGCAGTTCGAGGCGCCGGCTCTCCTCCAGCTTCGCGGCCTGTGTCTTGGCCCAGCCCTCGCGCGACTGCGAGGAGATGGAGATGTTGGTGAGGTACTGCACGTGGTGCCCGTACTCGTGAGCGAGCGTGTTCATCATCCAGGTCCGCGCGGCGAGCGGATTCCGCCGGTACGTCTTGAGGTCCTCCTGCCAGTCCATGTTGATCGACTCGTCGGCAGGGCAGTAATAGGCGCTGGTCGTCTCGCCCGTACAGGTGGACGAGGTCTGCTTGCTCAGCAGCGTCAGCCGCGGCGCGCGGAACGGGTACCCGGCCTTACGGACCAGCGGTGCCCACGCGTTGTTCAAGCAGGGCAGCAGTGCCTGGTAGTAGCGCAGCATCGCCGACTGGCCGGTCAGCTTGATGGCAGGCTCGGTGCACCTGACCGACGGCACCTTTCCGACCGTGTAGAGCTTGTTCTGCTTGACCCGTACGTCGTCCGGCACCGGCTTGACCGTGACAGTCACCGTCGCCTGGGGCGGGGCCGGCAACGGCTCCTGGGATTCGTGCACCGACGGCTTGGCCAGTGGGTTCTGCACCGAGCCGTCGTAGGAGTCGGCCAGCTTGAGGCTCGTGATCCCACCGCCGACCAACAGCGCCAGCAGCAGCACACCGAGCCCTGCGATCGCCGGCGTCGACATCCGGCGGGACGGCTTCACCTCGGTGTGCCCGGCCGCGAACTGCGAAGCGGCCCGCGTCGACGGCGAGTGCCAACCGGTCCGGCGTGCACCACCGGCCTGGCGGCTGCCCTGCAGCGGCACGACGGGTGCCCCCGGCAACGGGGCCGGCGGCGGGCCGCCGTACTCGGTGCCGCTGTACTCCGTCCGCAGCGGCACCGCCTTCTTCAGTGACGGGTCCACCTCGCTCTGTACGGGCCGGGGCTTCCCCAGGCTCAGCGGCCGGCCGATGGGCTGCGAGGGGCCGGTCCCGGCGTCGCCCGGAGCATCACCCGTGCCGCCCGGCAGGAAGTGCCCAGGCCCGGGCGCAGAGTCGTCCGCCATCTGTCTTCCCCAGTCCTCGGTCTTCAGCCGACCTTGTCCGCAGCCGCCACGAAAGTGTTGCAGGAGCCAGGATCCGCGGTGCTGAAGCCACGAGTCCGCCACAGTTCAGCGCTCTTGCGGGACCCATGGTCTCGCACCTTGTCCGTGCTCTGCTCATCGCCGTCGTTCCTGGACCGCCACTGCCATTGCTTCAGCAGTTCGCCCTGGATCGGGAAGGTCGCCTTCTCGGCCCCCAGGAACACCCCGGCGAGACAGGTCGCCTGCAGGGCCTGCCTGCGCAGATGCTCCA
This region includes:
- a CDS encoding neutral zinc metallopeptidase is translated as MADDSAPGPGHFLPGGTGDAPGDAGTGPSQPIGRPLSLGKPRPVQSEVDPSLKKAVPLRTEYSGTEYGGPPPAPLPGAPVVPLQGSRQAGGARRTGWHSPSTRAASQFAAGHTEVKPSRRMSTPAIAGLGVLLLALLVGGGITSLKLADSYDGSVQNPLAKPSVHESQEPLPAPPQATVTVTVKPVPDDVRVKQNKLYTVGKVPSVRCTEPAIKLTGQSAMLRYYQALLPCLNNAWAPLVRKAGYPFRAPRLTLLSKQTSSTCTGETTSAYYCPADESINMDWQEDLKTYRRNPLAARTWMMNTLAHEYGHHVQYLTNISISSQSREGWAKTQAAKLEESRRLELQATCLGAAFLGANKESLGFSGAKLDSWRSSIQHSGDEYSPKKLRDHGARKNQWPWAGPAFSSANPASCNTYTAAAARVS